A DNA window from Leptotrichia sp. oral taxon 215 str. W9775 contains the following coding sequences:
- the leuS gene encoding leucine--tRNA ligase: MVKEYKPEQIEKKWQEKWQEKNVFKSENKVEGKQNYYTLEMFAYPSGKLHVGHLRNYAIGDAIARYKKMKGFNVLHPFGWDSFGLPAENAAIDNGAHPGQWTKANIDNMRRQLKLMGLSYDWDREISTYTPEYYKWNQLFFIEMYKKGLVYKKRSYVNWCPDCNTVLANEQVEDGKCWRHSKTDVIQKELSQWYLKITDYAEELLQGHEELKGHWPDKVLAMQKNWIGKSTGSEINFVLDYKFDSNSQDKESNLNIGNNGEIIIPVFTTRADTLFGVTYAVIAPEHPLVEEIVLKENPSLKEAVDKMINEDKINRTAEDKEKEGMFTGLYVINPVNNEKVPLWIGNYVLMDYGTGAVMAVPAHDERDFFFAKKYNLPVRIVINPVDKDGNPEKIVVEEMEGAYTLNGILVNSDEFDGTKNTEAKIKITEKLEKEGKGKKTVNYRLHDWLISRQRYWGTPIPVIYDEDGNIHLEEKENLPVKLPTDIEFNGKGNPLETSEEFKNVTLPNGKKGRRETDTMDTFVDSSWYYLRYLDSHNTEKPFEKENADSWTPVDQYIGGIEHAVMHLLYARFFHKALRDMGLVETNEPFKRLLTQGMVLGPSYYSQNERKFYFPKDVEIKDTKAFSKATGEELTVKIEKMSKSKNNGVDPEEIVKEYGADPARVFTLFAAPPEKELEWNVNGLAGAYRFINRLFLIISDSFEFADKNAGKENNYGIDLSKRSEKDEEIQKKLHQTVKKVTESIEDDFHFNTAIAAVMELLNDMTTYKQEVIDKNDVSTESRKIWKEVLDKVILLITPFAPHIADELWEIIGNTTFTFEEEWPTFEEELTKEHKMNLVVQINGKIRETIPAKIGLPKEEYEKLAFDSEKIKKAIEGKEIVKVIVVPNKLVNIVVKG, encoded by the coding sequence ATGGTAAAAGAATATAAACCGGAACAGATTGAAAAAAAGTGGCAGGAAAAATGGCAGGAAAAGAATGTTTTTAAAAGTGAAAATAAAGTAGAGGGAAAACAGAACTACTATACTCTTGAAATGTTTGCTTATCCTTCTGGAAAGCTGCATGTGGGGCATTTAAGAAACTACGCCATAGGAGATGCCATTGCAAGATATAAGAAAATGAAAGGTTTTAATGTATTGCACCCATTCGGATGGGACAGTTTTGGACTTCCCGCTGAAAATGCGGCAATTGATAATGGGGCGCATCCTGGTCAGTGGACAAAAGCTAATATTGACAATATGAGAAGACAGCTTAAACTAATGGGGCTTTCATATGACTGGGACAGGGAAATAAGTACATACACTCCTGAATACTATAAATGGAATCAGCTGTTCTTCATAGAAATGTATAAAAAAGGACTTGTTTACAAAAAGAGATCTTATGTAAACTGGTGTCCTGACTGTAATACAGTTTTAGCAAATGAGCAGGTTGAAGATGGAAAATGCTGGAGACACAGTAAAACAGATGTAATACAGAAAGAACTTTCACAGTGGTATTTGAAAATAACTGACTATGCAGAAGAACTGCTTCAGGGACATGAAGAACTGAAGGGGCACTGGCCGGATAAAGTTCTTGCAATGCAGAAAAACTGGATTGGAAAGTCTACAGGAAGCGAAATAAATTTTGTACTTGATTACAAATTTGACAGTAACAGCCAGGATAAAGAAAGCAATCTGAACATAGGGAATAATGGAGAAATTATAATTCCTGTGTTTACAACAAGGGCAGATACCCTGTTTGGTGTAACTTATGCGGTAATTGCACCTGAACATCCGCTTGTTGAAGAGATTGTCTTAAAAGAAAATCCTTCATTAAAAGAAGCTGTTGATAAAATGATAAACGAGGATAAAATAAACCGTACAGCAGAAGACAAGGAAAAAGAAGGAATGTTTACAGGACTTTATGTTATAAACCCTGTAAATAATGAAAAAGTACCTTTATGGATAGGAAACTATGTACTAATGGATTATGGAACAGGGGCAGTTATGGCAGTTCCTGCACATGATGAAAGAGACTTTTTCTTTGCGAAGAAATATAACCTTCCTGTAAGAATAGTTATAAATCCTGTCGATAAGGACGGAAATCCTGAAAAAATAGTTGTTGAAGAAATGGAAGGGGCATACACTTTAAACGGAATTCTAGTTAATTCAGATGAATTTGATGGGACAAAAAATACAGAAGCAAAAATAAAAATAACTGAAAAACTTGAAAAAGAAGGAAAAGGAAAGAAAACTGTAAATTACAGACTTCACGACTGGCTAATAAGCAGACAGAGATACTGGGGAACTCCTATTCCTGTAATTTACGATGAAGATGGAAATATTCACTTGGAAGAAAAGGAAAACTTACCTGTAAAATTACCAACTGATATTGAATTTAACGGAAAAGGGAATCCGCTTGAAACTTCTGAGGAATTTAAAAATGTTACTCTGCCAAACGGTAAAAAAGGTAGAAGAGAAACTGATACAATGGATACTTTCGTTGATTCTTCATGGTACTATCTGAGATATCTGGATTCACATAATACTGAAAAACCTTTTGAAAAGGAAAATGCAGACAGCTGGACTCCTGTGGATCAATATATTGGTGGAATAGAACATGCGGTAATGCACCTTCTTTATGCGAGATTCTTCCATAAAGCATTGAGAGATATGGGACTTGTGGAAACAAATGAGCCGTTTAAGAGACTGCTTACACAGGGAATGGTTCTAGGGCCTTCATATTATTCACAGAATGAAAGAAAGTTCTATTTTCCTAAAGACGTTGAGATAAAGGACACAAAAGCATTCTCAAAAGCAACAGGAGAAGAACTTACTGTAAAAATTGAAAAAATGAGTAAGTCTAAAAATAATGGAGTAGATCCTGAAGAAATTGTAAAAGAATATGGAGCAGATCCTGCAAGAGTCTTTACATTATTTGCTGCACCGCCTGAAAAAGAACTTGAATGGAATGTAAACGGGCTGGCAGGAGCTTACAGATTTATAAACAGATTATTCCTGATTATATCAGATTCATTTGAATTTGCTGATAAGAATGCCGGAAAAGAAAATAATTATGGAATTGATTTAAGTAAAAGAAGTGAAAAAGATGAAGAAATACAGAAAAAATTACATCAGACAGTTAAGAAGGTTACTGAAAGCATAGAGGATGACTTCCACTTTAATACTGCCATTGCTGCTGTTATGGAACTGCTGAATGACATGACTACTTACAAGCAGGAAGTAATTGATAAAAATGATGTTTCTACAGAATCAAGAAAAATATGGAAGGAAGTACTGGACAAGGTTATACTTCTAATTACACCTTTCGCTCCTCATATTGCTGATGAACTGTGGGAAATTATAGGAAATACAACATTTACTTTTGAGGAGGAATGGCCTACTTTTGAAGAAGAACTGACAAAGGAACATAAAATGAACCTTGTTGTCCAGATAAATGGAAAAATCCGTGAAACAATACCGGCAAAAATAGGACTTCCAAAAGAAGAATATGAAAAACTGGCTTTTGATTCAGAAAAGATAAAAAAAGCTATCGAAGGAAAAGAAATTGTAAAAGTAATTGTTGTACCAAATAAATTGGTAAATATTGTAGTAAAAGGATAG
- a CDS encoding SDR family oxidoreductase — MPKIAVTGVTGNLGGIVSGLCKKNGIEVRNLARNVEKAEKLGFSNVFKSSYDKSEDTVKSLKGIEVLFMVSGSENPNRVQQHKDFIDAAKIAGVSHIIYLSFYNASKNSIFTLGRDHYATEEYIKENGFKYTFLRDNFYADFFVDLCREYGEIKGPAGNGKVSAVVRSDVSEVVAKILENPGKWENQTLNMTGPEELSMTEIVKAVSEYFGKEIKYIEETVEEAYKSRKIWKAEQWEYNSWVSTYIAIAENEQSGISNDIEKVLGRKATSLVEYLEK; from the coding sequence ATGCCTAAAATTGCAGTAACAGGAGTAACGGGAAATTTAGGTGGAATAGTTTCAGGATTATGTAAAAAAAATGGAATTGAAGTGAGAAATCTGGCTAGAAATGTGGAAAAAGCAGAAAAACTTGGATTTTCTAATGTTTTTAAATCCAGTTATGATAAATCGGAAGATACTGTGAAATCATTAAAGGGAATAGAAGTACTTTTTATGGTTTCCGGCTCTGAAAATCCTAATCGTGTTCAGCAGCATAAAGATTTTATTGATGCAGCTAAGATAGCAGGAGTTTCCCACATTATTTATCTTTCATTTTATAATGCTTCAAAAAATTCCATATTTACATTGGGAAGAGATCACTATGCAACTGAAGAGTATATAAAAGAAAATGGATTTAAATATACATTTTTAAGGGATAATTTTTATGCAGATTTCTTTGTAGATTTGTGCAGGGAATATGGTGAAATAAAAGGACCTGCAGGAAATGGAAAAGTATCTGCCGTGGTACGATCAGATGTTTCAGAAGTTGTAGCTAAAATTTTGGAAAATCCAGGAAAATGGGAAAATCAGACTTTAAATATGACAGGACCTGAAGAATTATCAATGACTGAAATTGTAAAAGCTGTAAGTGAATATTTTGGAAAAGAAATTAAATATATTGAAGAAACAGTAGAGGAAGCTTATAAATCACGTAAAATCTGGAAAGCAGAGCAATGGGAATATAATTCGTGGGTTTCAACTTATATAGCAATTGCAGAAAATGAACAGTCAGGTATTTCCAATGATATCGAAAAGGTTCTGGGACGAAAAGCTACTTCACTGGTGGAGTATTTGGAAAAATAA
- a CDS encoding PTS sugar transporter subunit IIA: MLNYRETEILNNLIKGKKYTFKLISEKYSVSDRAARYYINNIDSILRLLDYKITEKDKNSISLDTNQDFKNLFDILENIHKLSIEDRITILKLILFFDTEGLNITKICDELEISRTTIKKDLKQMSEKYKTQGIEVIYKNSKGYHINGNFREILIKKIELLEKIFDFLNNKKTSKIVKTQVLRYFFKYIKQKNIENAKKFIVEIEKVMFLNINEESYNKIFSYVLLLLNSEKFHGNEKDLTAKKFLIHTEEYQKIEKILQKILNKNEIKSEMLLEITDLIMGININSLKNNSFEGWINEELIIKKMISRVSKIVKTDLTRDEILYNGLLYHIKPAMYRIKNNIQITNSVFQELIIEKDPILDVVNKAVQEVEELFEVKFPEDEIALMGFHIKASIERNTSEKTKKVILICGLGYGSSKVLEHSLKENYDLDIVDVLPYYLIKTSMPNYANIDLILSTIDLEENYDIPVVKINPLPKEEDFILLSKYGIRKNIAKVSLKQIMDIIENNVTIKDKDKLVSELKNKLENKIIDDLSEVGVVLKEMLNRNNVQFVDKVKDWKEAIAKAGDILEKNKVIKHDYVEEMIKLIEKHGAYIVIEEGMAIPHAPISENVLKAGISLLVVKEKVLFPNGKGANIFLSFATTNNIEHLGILNDLFELITKYNFIEKISKITDYEELEEYFRKELVC; the protein is encoded by the coding sequence ATGTTGAATTATAGGGAAACTGAGATATTAAATAATCTTATTAAAGGGAAAAAATATACTTTCAAATTAATATCTGAGAAATATAGTGTTTCAGATCGGGCCGCCAGATATTATATTAATAATATTGACAGCATTTTACGATTACTTGATTACAAAATTACCGAAAAGGATAAAAATAGTATTTCTCTTGACACTAATCAGGATTTCAAAAATCTGTTTGACATTTTGGAAAACATTCATAAATTATCAATAGAAGATCGAATAACAATTTTAAAGTTAATATTATTTTTTGATACAGAAGGGCTTAATATTACAAAAATATGTGATGAACTTGAAATCTCAAGAACAACTATAAAAAAAGATTTGAAGCAGATGTCGGAAAAATACAAAACCCAGGGAATCGAAGTAATTTATAAAAATAGTAAGGGATATCATATTAATGGTAACTTTCGGGAAATTCTCATAAAGAAAATTGAACTTTTAGAGAAGATATTTGATTTCCTTAATAATAAAAAAACTTCAAAAATAGTTAAAACACAGGTTCTTCGTTATTTCTTCAAATATATTAAACAAAAAAATATAGAAAATGCAAAAAAATTTATTGTAGAAATCGAAAAAGTAATGTTTTTAAATATAAATGAAGAAAGTTACAATAAAATATTTTCTTATGTTTTACTTCTATTAAATTCTGAAAAATTTCATGGAAATGAAAAGGATTTAACTGCAAAAAAATTTTTAATTCATACGGAAGAGTATCAAAAAATTGAAAAGATTTTACAAAAAATTCTGAATAAAAATGAAATAAAATCTGAAATGTTACTTGAAATTACTGACTTGATAATGGGAATAAATATAAACAGTTTAAAAAATAATTCATTTGAAGGTTGGATAAATGAGGAACTGATTATAAAAAAGATGATTTCTAGAGTGAGTAAAATTGTAAAAACAGACTTAACACGCGATGAAATACTTTATAATGGACTTTTATATCATATAAAGCCTGCAATGTACAGGATAAAAAATAATATTCAAATTACAAATTCAGTTTTTCAGGAACTGATTATAGAAAAAGATCCTATTTTAGATGTGGTAAATAAAGCTGTACAGGAAGTTGAAGAGCTTTTTGAAGTGAAGTTTCCTGAAGATGAGATTGCTCTTATGGGGTTTCATATAAAGGCTTCCATTGAGAGAAACACTTCTGAAAAAACTAAAAAGGTAATATTAATTTGTGGCTTAGGATATGGAAGTTCAAAAGTACTTGAGCACAGCTTGAAGGAAAACTATGACTTGGATATTGTAGATGTGTTACCATACTATCTAATAAAAACTTCAATGCCTAATTATGCAAATATTGATTTAATTTTATCTACTATTGATTTGGAAGAAAATTATGACATTCCCGTTGTAAAAATAAATCCGTTGCCTAAAGAGGAAGACTTTATTCTTTTATCAAAATATGGGATACGAAAAAATATAGCAAAAGTTTCTTTGAAGCAAATAATGGATATAATAGAAAATAATGTAACTATAAAGGATAAGGATAAACTTGTAAGTGAACTGAAAAATAAGCTGGAAAATAAAATAATTGATGATTTATCGGAAGTAGGAGTTGTTTTAAAGGAAATGCTTAATAGGAACAATGTCCAATTTGTAGATAAGGTTAAAGACTGGAAGGAAGCAATAGCTAAAGCTGGGGATATACTGGAGAAAAATAAAGTTATTAAGCATGATTATGTAGAGGAAATGATAAAATTAATTGAAAAACATGGAGCATATATCGTTATTGAGGAAGGAATGGCAATTCCACATGCACCTATTTCAGAAAACGTCCTAAAAGCAGGAATTTCATTACTAGTTGTAAAAGAAAAAGTGTTATTTCCAAATGGAAAAGGAGCAAATATATTCTTAAGTTTTGCAACTACTAATAATATAGAACATTTAGGTATTTTAAATGACTTGTTTGAATTAATTACAAAATATAATTTTATTGAAAAAATATCAAAAATAACAGATTATGAAGAATTGGAAGAATACTTCAGAAAGGAACTCGTATGTTAG
- a CDS encoding PTS sugar transporter subunit IIA, which yields MLEKILEGNIQIMDSVSDWKESIRITGKPLLEKNIITENYIKAMIESIEKIGFYVILRENLAMPHARPEDGTLGTGVSLLKLNEPVYYGDSKVQLIFVLATKDANSHLETLMQLMELFQDDESIEKLINSKDYDEILEIIKKY from the coding sequence ATGTTAGAAAAAATACTTGAGGGTAATATACAAATAATGGATTCAGTGTCAGACTGGAAAGAAAGTATCAGAATTACAGGAAAGCCTTTACTGGAAAAAAATATAATAACTGAAAATTATATTAAAGCTATGATAGAAAGTATTGAAAAAATAGGCTTCTACGTTATTTTAAGAGAAAATTTGGCAATGCCGCATGCAAGACCTGAAGACGGGACATTGGGAACAGGAGTCAGCCTTTTGAAACTCAATGAACCTGTGTATTATGGGGATTCTAAAGTTCAGCTGATATTTGTTCTGGCAACTAAAGATGCAAATAGTCATTTGGAAACTCTTATGCAGTTAATGGAATTGTTTCAGGATGATGAAAGTATTGAAAAACTTATAAATTCAAAAGATTATGATGAAATATTGGAAATTATAAAAAAATATTAA
- a CDS encoding PTS sugar transporter subunit IIB, which yields MKIMAVCGSGLGSSFMVEMNIKKVLKKIGVEAEVEHSDLASALPGAADVFVMGKDIAESATVPADKLIVLDSIISMPELEEKLTEYFKK from the coding sequence ATGAAAATTATGGCAGTTTGTGGATCAGGATTAGGGAGCAGCTTTATGGTGGAAATGAACATTAAGAAGGTTCTTAAGAAAATTGGTGTGGAAGCTGAAGTTGAACATTCTGACCTGGCATCAGCACTTCCTGGAGCGGCAGATGTATTCGTAATGGGAAAAGATATTGCAGAAAGTGCAACAGTTCCAGCTGATAAATTAATTGTTTTAGACAGCATTATAAGTATGCCTGAACTGGAAGAAAAATTAACAGAATATTTCAAAAAATAA
- a CDS encoding PTS ascorbate transporter subunit IIC, which translates to MKSLLTLIVDILKVPSILVGLIAMIGLLVQKKPGTDIVKGTIKTILGFLVLGGGAGLVVSSLAPMGGMFEQGFHVQGIVPNNEAIVSLALKEYGTVTALIMALGMFWNIFIARFTKLKYIFLTGHHTLYMACMIGIILKVGGFEGPLLIIIGSLTLGLVMAIFPALAQPYVRKITGSDDVGFGHFSTIGYVLSGFVGSLVGKGSKSTEEMKLPKNLSFLRDSSISISLTMMIIYLILALVAGKEYVETELSGGDNYLVFAIIQAITFAAGVYIILSGVRLVLAEIVPAFVGFSEKLVPNAKPALDCPIVFPYAPNAVLIGFLCSFLGGIVGLFMLGMLKWTLILPGVVPHFFCGATAGVFGNATGGRRGASIGAFANGLLLTFLPVILLPVLGNLGFANTTFSDADFVTVGIVLGNMAKHVSPMVVSGIIIGITAVLVAFGFVPSKKSE; encoded by the coding sequence ATGAAAAGTTTATTAACTCTTATAGTGGATATTTTAAAAGTTCCATCAATTTTAGTTGGATTAATAGCTATGATTGGGTTATTAGTTCAGAAAAAACCTGGTACAGATATAGTAAAAGGTACAATTAAAACAATTTTAGGATTTTTAGTACTAGGTGGAGGAGCAGGACTTGTTGTAAGTTCGTTGGCACCTATGGGTGGTATGTTTGAACAGGGATTTCATGTTCAAGGAATAGTGCCTAATAATGAAGCAATTGTTTCACTGGCATTAAAAGAATATGGAACAGTAACAGCACTGATAATGGCACTTGGAATGTTCTGGAATATTTTTATAGCAAGATTTACAAAGTTAAAATATATTTTCCTGACAGGACACCATACTCTATATATGGCATGTATGATTGGAATAATATTAAAAGTTGGGGGATTTGAAGGACCTTTATTAATAATCATCGGTTCATTGACATTAGGACTTGTAATGGCAATATTCCCTGCTTTGGCACAACCTTATGTTAGAAAAATTACTGGAAGTGACGATGTTGGATTTGGTCATTTCAGTACAATAGGATATGTTTTATCAGGATTTGTTGGGTCTTTAGTTGGAAAAGGTTCAAAATCAACTGAAGAAATGAAATTACCTAAAAACTTAAGTTTTTTAAGAGACAGCTCAATTTCAATTTCATTGACAATGATGATAATTTACTTAATATTGGCATTAGTTGCAGGAAAAGAATATGTTGAAACTGAATTAAGTGGTGGAGATAACTACTTAGTATTTGCAATTATTCAGGCTATAACATTTGCGGCAGGAGTTTATATTATCTTATCAGGAGTTAGACTTGTTCTTGCAGAAATAGTTCCAGCCTTTGTAGGATTCTCTGAAAAACTTGTACCAAATGCAAAACCTGCATTAGATTGCCCAATCGTATTCCCTTATGCGCCAAATGCTGTATTAATAGGATTCTTATGCAGCTTCTTAGGAGGAATTGTTGGATTATTTATGCTTGGTATGTTAAAATGGACACTTATTTTACCGGGAGTAGTACCTCACTTCTTCTGTGGAGCGACAGCAGGTGTATTTGGAAACGCTACTGGTGGAAGAAGAGGAGCTTCAATTGGAGCTTTTGCAAATGGGTTATTATTAACATTCCTACCTGTAATCCTATTACCGGTATTAGGAAATTTAGGATTTGCAAATACTACATTCTCTGATGCAGATTTCGTAACAGTTGGAATTGTATTAGGAAATATGGCAAAACACGTATCTCCAATGGTAGTTTCTGGAATAATTATTGGAATAACTGCTGTTTTAGTAGCATTTGGATTTGTACCTTCAAAAAAATCAGAATAA
- a CDS encoding transketolase, which yields MNSDYNEKVKEIKKLAANIRINTLKSLTNLGFGHYGGSLSIVEVLAVLYGGIMNIDSKNPHWEGRDYFVLSKGHAGPALYATLALKEFFPLEEIYTLNKNGTNLPSHPDRLRTKGVDATTGSLGQGISIAGGIAKALQIDKKSNRVFCIIGDGEINEGQCWEAFQFIAHHNLNNLTVFLDYNKQQLDGTLEEIIKPFSFEEKMKSFGFDVVTVKGDDIQKMYEILKEPRKNDEKPLFVVLDTLKGQGVEYIEKMENSHHLRLTDELKQEIEKAIKDLESEVE from the coding sequence GTGAATAGTGATTATAATGAAAAAGTGAAAGAAATCAAAAAATTAGCCGCCAACATTAGAATAAATACATTGAAATCTCTTACTAATCTGGGATTTGGACATTATGGCGGAAGTTTATCAATTGTTGAAGTATTGGCAGTACTGTATGGTGGAATTATGAATATAGATTCTAAAAATCCACATTGGGAAGGCAGAGATTATTTTGTCCTGTCAAAAGGACATGCAGGGCCTGCATTATATGCAACTTTAGCATTAAAGGAATTCTTTCCACTTGAAGAAATTTATACATTAAATAAAAATGGAACAAATTTACCAAGTCATCCGGATAGACTCAGAACAAAAGGAGTTGACGCCACAACAGGATCTCTAGGACAAGGAATTTCAATTGCTGGAGGAATTGCAAAAGCATTGCAGATAGATAAGAAAAGTAATAGAGTGTTCTGTATTATAGGTGATGGAGAAATAAATGAAGGACAGTGCTGGGAAGCATTCCAGTTTATTGCTCATCATAACTTAAATAATTTAACTGTATTTTTAGACTACAATAAACAGCAATTAGATGGAACTTTAGAAGAAATAATAAAACCATTTTCTTTTGAAGAAAAAATGAAATCATTTGGTTTTGATGTGGTTACTGTAAAAGGAGATGACATACAGAAAATGTATGAAATTTTAAAAGAGCCACGTAAAAATGATGAAAAACCATTATTTGTAGTACTTGATACATTAAAAGGACAAGGCGTTGAATATATTGAAAAAATGGAAAATTCCCATCATTTAAGATTGACTGATGAGTTGAAACAGGAAATTGAAAAGGCGATAAAAGATTTGGAAAGCGAGGTGGAATAA
- a CDS encoding transketolase family protein, translated as MLNLYNGAQKKDEMEMRKVYSSKLAELMEKHIEIIALEADLMNAITTNKVQDKYPERVINCGIMEANMVGVAAGMSIAGKYPFAHTFTAFASRRCFDQLFMSGAYQKNNIKIIASDAGVTAVHNGGTHMSFEDMGIMRGLADTVVMEMTDAVMFENILEQLAIKDGFYWIRTIRKNAVTIYEKGSTFEIGKGNVLKDGSDITLIANGIMVSEALKAAEILEKEGKSVAVIDMFTLNPIDKELIEKYAQKTGKIVTCENHSVHNGLGSAVAEVIAETGNAKLRRIGIKERFGQVGTLEFLMNEYELTAEHIYKAALELLKD; from the coding sequence ATGTTAAATCTTTATAATGGAGCTCAAAAAAAAGATGAAATGGAAATGAGAAAAGTTTATTCTTCCAAACTTGCTGAATTAATGGAAAAACATATTGAAATTATAGCACTGGAAGCTGATCTGATGAATGCGATAACAACTAACAAGGTGCAGGATAAATATCCTGAAAGAGTTATAAACTGCGGTATAATGGAAGCCAATATGGTAGGTGTTGCGGCAGGAATGTCTATTGCCGGGAAATATCCGTTTGCACATACTTTTACAGCATTTGCAAGTAGAAGATGTTTTGATCAGCTGTTTATGTCAGGAGCATATCAAAAAAACAACATTAAAATAATTGCTTCTGATGCAGGAGTAACAGCTGTTCATAATGGAGGAACTCACATGTCCTTTGAAGATATGGGGATCATGAGGGGGCTTGCTGATACTGTTGTGATGGAAATGACAGATGCTGTAATGTTTGAAAATATTCTTGAACAGCTAGCTATAAAAGATGGTTTCTATTGGATTAGAACAATTAGAAAAAATGCAGTAACTATTTATGAGAAGGGTTCAACATTTGAAATAGGAAAAGGAAATGTATTAAAAGATGGTTCAGATATTACTTTAATTGCTAATGGAATTATGGTATCAGAAGCCTTGAAGGCAGCAGAAATTTTAGAAAAAGAAGGTAAAAGTGTTGCTGTAATTGATATGTTTACTTTAAATCCGATAGATAAGGAATTGATTGAAAAATATGCACAAAAAACAGGAAAAATAGTAACTTGTGAAAATCACAGTGTTCATAATGGATTGGGAAGTGCAGTTGCTGAAGTAATTGCAGAAACTGGAAATGCAAAATTAAGAAGAATCGGAATAAAAGAAAGATTTGGTCAAGTTGGGACATTGGAATTTTTAATGAATGAATATGAACTGACAGCAGAACATATTTATAAAGCGGCATTAGAGTTACTAAAGGATTAG